The following proteins are encoded in a genomic region of Rhodoferax aquaticus:
- a CDS encoding hybrid sensor histidine kinase/response regulator, with translation MKLREMRRRMLVAAVLPVLLVVSFVVGAFSFSRVGELGEAHAQRAKLLLRQVSMASEFGLFSGNRASLQSAASAVKLEADVKSVRVYDVDAQLLVSAGAFTPLDAAQLRQTEFGVVVRKADRDVVAEPIYAVNIQLDDMFADRREPKVSTPKLLGYAVLEVSRSALAARERNVLLVSLAVGVIGVFLGGFFAARLGERVVQPILNVSRRIERIGQGDFSGRANVRAHDPLQELQDGLNQMAMRLTWGRDELEQRIVSATQELRQKKEEAELATQAKSKFLAAASHDLRQPTHALGMFIARLRQIELPADASQLVGRLEASVQAMQDFLDGLLDLSRLDAGVVQVQMRPLSVSELFTSVRTSLGQVAVDKGLYLRIRPCSVWVHSDPVLLQRMVMNLVHNALRYTERGTVLLCGRLVEQGRSLRIDVLDSGIGIAQTDHTRVFQEFVQLGNADREHSNGQGLGLNIVERTAALLGIGIALRSSLGCGTRFSLTVPLVVAPDVVSSSAGLPALVSLAGVKVLVVEDDILSLEAMRDLLDSWGCEVLAAASSAQATELLLRGHRVDLVVSDYRLGDDVDGLRLIAGLRALAGREIPACLMSGDTDAALMEKAKDAGLTLLHKPVRPAKLRSLMRHLLPVSQSAH, from the coding sequence ATGAAGTTGCGTGAAATGCGCAGACGCATGCTGGTGGCCGCGGTGTTGCCGGTACTGTTAGTCGTTTCTTTTGTTGTGGGTGCTTTCTCGTTTAGCCGGGTCGGTGAGTTGGGCGAAGCGCATGCACAAAGAGCCAAGCTGCTTCTGCGGCAAGTGTCCATGGCCAGCGAGTTTGGGCTCTTTTCGGGCAATCGAGCAAGTTTGCAAAGTGCCGCTAGCGCCGTAAAGCTTGAAGCGGATGTGAAGTCTGTTCGTGTCTATGACGTTGACGCTCAGCTACTGGTCAGCGCAGGAGCCTTCACGCCGCTAGATGCAGCCCAATTGCGTCAAACCGAGTTCGGGGTTGTGGTGAGGAAAGCTGATCGAGATGTGGTTGCCGAGCCTATCTATGCGGTCAATATTCAACTGGATGATATGTTTGCAGACCGAAGAGAGCCCAAGGTGTCGACGCCGAAGTTGCTCGGATACGCGGTCTTAGAGGTTTCTCGCAGTGCGCTCGCAGCACGGGAGCGTAACGTATTGCTGGTGTCCCTGGCGGTTGGGGTGATTGGAGTTTTTCTGGGGGGGTTCTTTGCTGCTCGACTGGGGGAGCGGGTCGTTCAACCGATATTGAACGTATCACGGCGAATCGAGCGTATTGGCCAAGGCGATTTCTCTGGGCGCGCGAACGTTCGTGCACATGACCCGCTCCAAGAGTTGCAAGACGGCCTGAATCAAATGGCCATGCGTTTGACATGGGGTCGAGATGAACTAGAGCAGCGCATTGTGAGCGCCACCCAAGAGCTAAGGCAAAAGAAAGAAGAGGCCGAATTGGCAACCCAAGCCAAGTCCAAGTTTCTTGCTGCTGCGAGCCACGATTTGCGACAGCCTACCCACGCTTTGGGAATGTTCATTGCGCGCTTACGCCAAATTGAACTTCCCGCAGATGCCTCGCAGTTGGTGGGGCGACTCGAGGCCTCGGTGCAGGCCATGCAAGATTTTTTGGATGGGTTGTTGGATTTGTCCCGTTTGGATGCAGGAGTGGTTCAGGTTCAGATGCGGCCCCTGAGTGTGAGCGAGCTCTTTACGTCTGTGCGTACTTCACTGGGGCAGGTCGCTGTAGACAAAGGGTTGTATTTGCGGATTCGGCCATGCTCTGTGTGGGTACACAGTGACCCCGTGTTGCTCCAGCGGATGGTCATGAACCTTGTCCACAATGCACTACGCTACACGGAGCGTGGAACAGTCCTGTTATGCGGCCGCTTGGTAGAGCAAGGTCGGAGCTTGCGGATCGATGTGCTGGACAGCGGTATTGGAATTGCGCAGACCGATCACACCCGGGTATTCCAAGAGTTTGTGCAGCTTGGAAACGCGGACAGAGAGCACAGCAACGGACAAGGTCTGGGCCTAAATATTGTGGAACGCACAGCGGCGTTGTTAGGGATTGGCATTGCATTGCGCTCTAGCTTGGGGTGTGGAACACGCTTCTCGCTCACCGTCCCTCTGGTGGTGGCACCGGATGTCGTGTCTTCTTCGGCAGGGCTTCCCGCCTTGGTCTCGCTGGCTGGCGTGAAAGTCTTGGTCGTTGAAGACGATATCCTCTCACTGGAAGCAATGCGTGACTTACTGGACTCCTGGGGCTGCGAGGTCCTGGCTGCGGCTTCTTCTGCGCAGGCTACGGAATTGCTGTTGCGCGGTCATCGCGTAGATTTAGTGGTCAGCGACTACCGACTTGGCGATGATGTCGATGGTCTAAGGCTCATCGCAGGTCTCCGTGCACTAGCCGGGCGCGAAATACCAGCCTGCCTGATGAGTGGCGACACGGATGCGGCGTTGATGGAAAAAGCCAAAGATGCGGGGCTGACCCTGCTCCACAAACCGGTACGGCCAGCTAAGCTACGCAGCTTGATGCGACATCTGTTGCCGGTTTCGCAGAGCGCCCATTAG
- a CDS encoding ABC transporter substrate-binding protein, with amino-acid sequence MHWFRWACSGLLMLLGCLVASQAAHAASVVWVVCSDRSTQYEATVAAITAELENGGVARSEVVVAYLSDPGTIDPSVLNSGKLIITLGSEALAKTLVRDVRVPVLATLIPRGSFESLVKEPIRKPQAPVYALYLDQPFGRQLDLLHLALPHAKRVGVIWGNGSAGNQLALAASAQSRGMDLVVGRAAPDGSLAQGLRTITDDAQVLLAIADPSVFNSATLPNILLATYRAQIPVLAFSQAYVKAGALLSLYSTPEQIGFQAGALARSVLGGANLSHGQYLQEYTVGVNEHVARSLGLTLDAAQLSERLKRLERKP; translated from the coding sequence ATGCATTGGTTTCGATGGGCGTGCAGTGGGTTGCTAATGCTGTTAGGGTGCTTGGTTGCCAGTCAGGCTGCCCATGCAGCTTCGGTCGTTTGGGTGGTCTGTAGTGACCGAAGTACCCAGTACGAGGCAACTGTTGCAGCTATCACGGCAGAGCTTGAAAACGGTGGGGTTGCCCGCAGTGAGGTGGTAGTCGCTTACTTGAGTGATCCCGGGACCATAGATCCCAGCGTGCTGAATAGCGGTAAGCTCATCATTACCCTTGGAAGCGAAGCCTTGGCGAAAACCTTGGTTCGCGATGTGCGAGTTCCCGTGTTGGCTACTCTGATTCCGCGGGGTAGTTTTGAAAGCCTAGTCAAAGAGCCGATTCGTAAGCCCCAAGCGCCTGTGTATGCTTTGTATTTGGATCAGCCGTTTGGGCGGCAACTAGATCTCTTGCATTTGGCACTACCGCATGCCAAGAGAGTTGGAGTGATTTGGGGCAATGGGTCTGCTGGCAACCAGTTGGCACTTGCGGCTAGTGCGCAGAGTCGCGGCATGGACCTTGTGGTCGGGCGTGCCGCACCAGATGGCTCACTGGCGCAGGGGCTTAGGACCATAACGGATGATGCCCAAGTGCTATTGGCCATTGCTGACCCCAGTGTTTTCAATAGTGCGACCCTACCCAATATATTGTTGGCAACGTACCGGGCCCAGATACCTGTGCTTGCGTTCTCCCAAGCATATGTAAAAGCTGGCGCACTTTTGTCTTTGTACAGCACGCCCGAGCAAATAGGGTTTCAAGCTGGCGCTTTGGCGCGCAGTGTTTTGGGAGGGGCGAACCTATCCCATGGCCAATACTTACAGGAGTACACGGTAGGTGTTAACGAACATGTCGCGCGCTCGCTAGGGTTGACGTTGGATGCTGCTCAGCTGTCCGAGCGCTTAAAACGATTGGAGCGCAAGCCATGA
- a CDS encoding TonB-dependent receptor plug domain-containing protein — protein sequence MQKKLISLMVLWPISMLHAQIASPEVGLGEQEYWAEMPIVLSVSRLAQRLDETPGAVTVLDRNFIRMSGARDVVDVLRLVPGFQTTTSFETDAPMATYHGRTDDWANRIQVLVDGRSVYAGHLQGSAGMGWQTLAIEDIERIEVLRGSNSAAYGARAFLGVVNIVSRDVRELSGPVVYANIGENGIKDTGARLSWGQGSEAQRLSVDKRGDYGLRGAYGANQIDRVNYAAHLMLGGGNELLFRAGALDINAGRGVVGDIEGNSAHMRYLGSRYIQADIRNSLGEDHDVLLSASHTEHSVVDSFPYQTPGPYFGAGISANSSEYNDAISLQDTRQHTDFFRTVWGVEARRERLASTSSFDTVGQVSTDFIRLFGNTELRLSKDWILNAGAMAERSSIAGFTLAPRLMLNWHLTERQTWRMGLSTAYRPPSAYENYAATRYYDVNGGNPTQYYVKSNGGLRPERVESRELGYLVNVPELGMTGDVRVFKERIVDGIAHNNASPQDYLNSEDFEINGLEHQVAWKPANATRVFFSQTWTDIKATRSIDDATAFRTNQSAPKYAASLAFMHTFKTGTSVTLMHQRAEETALMASNRELFSVGRTDLRLAHRMKLEGHGTEFALTLQNADVPYRDGNRKFFFDQRLFVSVRYEH from the coding sequence ATGCAAAAAAAGCTGATTTCTTTGATGGTCTTGTGGCCTATATCGATGCTGCATGCACAAATTGCTAGCCCGGAGGTCGGGTTGGGTGAGCAAGAATATTGGGCGGAGATGCCGATTGTGTTGAGCGTTTCGCGCTTGGCGCAGCGCTTGGATGAAACTCCCGGGGCAGTCACGGTATTAGACCGTAACTTCATTCGCATGTCGGGCGCGCGTGATGTGGTTGATGTGCTGCGTTTGGTGCCTGGTTTTCAGACGACCACCAGTTTCGAAACTGATGCGCCTATGGCAACGTACCACGGGCGAACAGACGACTGGGCCAATCGAATTCAGGTGTTGGTGGATGGCCGCTCCGTCTACGCGGGGCATTTGCAAGGCTCTGCGGGCATGGGCTGGCAAACCCTTGCGATCGAAGACATCGAACGCATTGAGGTGCTGCGTGGGTCCAACTCTGCAGCATATGGGGCTAGGGCATTTTTGGGCGTCGTTAACATTGTTTCTCGCGATGTGCGTGAGTTATCCGGACCTGTGGTGTATGCCAATATTGGAGAGAACGGAATCAAAGACACTGGCGCACGTCTGTCATGGGGGCAAGGCAGTGAAGCGCAGCGCTTGTCGGTAGATAAGCGTGGAGACTATGGCTTGCGCGGTGCGTATGGCGCGAATCAGATTGACCGAGTGAACTATGCCGCTCACCTGATGCTGGGGGGCGGTAATGAATTGCTGTTTCGTGCGGGAGCCTTGGATATCAACGCTGGCCGTGGCGTAGTGGGGGACATTGAGGGAAATAGCGCGCACATGCGCTACTTGGGTTCTCGATACATTCAAGCAGACATTCGGAACAGCTTGGGAGAAGACCACGATGTGTTGTTGAGTGCGTCACACACTGAGCATTCGGTTGTGGATAGTTTCCCGTACCAAACCCCCGGGCCCTACTTTGGTGCAGGCATCAGTGCAAACTCAAGCGAGTACAACGATGCGATATCACTTCAAGATACGCGGCAGCACACCGATTTTTTTCGCACGGTTTGGGGGGTAGAAGCTAGGCGGGAGCGGCTGGCGTCTACCTCTAGCTTTGACACCGTGGGGCAGGTGAGTACAGATTTCATTCGCTTGTTTGGCAACACGGAATTGCGCTTGTCCAAAGACTGGATTCTCAACGCTGGCGCTATGGCAGAACGTAGCTCCATCGCTGGGTTCACTTTAGCCCCACGCTTGATGCTGAACTGGCATCTCACCGAGCGTCAAACGTGGCGTATGGGCTTGTCGACGGCATACCGGCCTCCTAGTGCGTATGAAAATTATGCTGCAACGCGCTACTACGATGTCAATGGAGGCAATCCCACCCAGTACTACGTTAAAAGCAACGGCGGGCTAAGGCCAGAGCGCGTGGAGTCGCGCGAGTTAGGCTACCTAGTCAATGTGCCAGAGCTCGGGATGACGGGTGATGTGCGGGTGTTTAAAGAACGCATTGTGGATGGCATTGCCCACAACAACGCTTCCCCACAGGACTATCTCAATAGCGAAGACTTTGAAATAAATGGGCTTGAGCACCAAGTGGCGTGGAAGCCAGCCAATGCAACGCGTGTGTTCTTTAGCCAGACATGGACAGACATCAAGGCGACGCGATCTATAGACGACGCGACGGCCTTTCGTACGAATCAGAGTGCGCCCAAATATGCAGCATCGCTCGCGTTCATGCATACCTTTAAGACTGGTACTAGCGTCACGCTGATGCATCAGCGCGCTGAGGAAACTGCGTTGATGGCCAGCAACAGAGAGCTTTTCTCGGTCGGGCGAACGGATCTGCGCTTGGCCCACCGAATGAAGCTCGAAGGTCATGGCACGGAGTTCGCACTGACTCTGCAAAATGCAGATGTACCTTACCGAGATGGCAATAGAAAGTTTTTCTTTGACCAACGGCTATTCGTTTCAGTGCGCTATGAGCATTAG
- the moaA gene encoding GTP 3',8-cyclase MoaA yields the protein MQNRFSHRIVPILDQRNIQIGVHNARSPLANTDPSQATLLDALERPMRDLRISVTDRCNFRCSYCMPKEVFNSDYTYLPHQALLTFEEITRLSKQFVSLGVRKIRLTGGEPLLRKNIESLIAQLATLRTPNGEPLDITLTTNGSLLARKAFALRQAGLKRITVSLDGLDDYVFRQMNQVDYPVSDVLQGIAAARDVGFTSIKVNMVVKRGTNEHEILPMARHFRGTGATLRFIEYMDVGATNGWRMDEVFPSQKVMETLRSEFELVQLAAHVQGETAQRWGYADSRGVHDPALGEIGLISSVTQAFCSDCSRARLTTEGKLFLCLFASQGHDLKTLLRSGANDDQLANAIASIWEHRSDRYSALRASGTAADAPSPSRAEMSYIGG from the coding sequence ATGCAGAACCGCTTCAGCCACCGTATCGTCCCCATTTTGGATCAACGCAACATCCAAATAGGGGTCCACAACGCCAGATCGCCTCTTGCCAACACAGATCCCTCGCAGGCAACCCTGCTCGACGCCTTAGAGCGCCCCATGCGCGACTTGCGCATCAGTGTCACAGACCGATGCAATTTCCGCTGCAGCTACTGCATGCCTAAAGAAGTGTTCAATTCAGACTACACGTACTTGCCACACCAAGCACTACTCACGTTTGAAGAGATAACCCGCTTGTCAAAGCAGTTTGTAAGCCTCGGTGTGCGCAAAATTCGGCTAACAGGGGGAGAGCCCTTGCTGCGCAAAAATATCGAATCCTTGATTGCGCAGTTGGCAACTTTGAGAACGCCCAATGGTGAACCTTTGGACATCACGCTTACGACCAACGGCTCCCTGCTTGCGCGTAAGGCCTTTGCACTGCGTCAAGCGGGGCTCAAGCGCATTACTGTGAGCCTAGATGGGCTGGATGACTACGTGTTTCGCCAGATGAATCAGGTGGACTACCCCGTATCGGACGTATTGCAAGGCATAGCGGCAGCGCGAGACGTTGGATTTACGTCAATCAAGGTCAATATGGTGGTGAAACGTGGAACCAATGAACATGAAATTCTGCCTATGGCTCGCCATTTTCGGGGAACAGGGGCTACCTTAAGGTTCATTGAATACATGGACGTAGGCGCCACCAATGGTTGGCGAATGGATGAGGTTTTTCCTTCGCAAAAAGTCATGGAAACGCTACGCAGCGAGTTTGAACTGGTTCAGCTAGCGGCCCATGTGCAAGGGGAAACCGCTCAGCGCTGGGGCTACGCCGATTCGCGAGGTGTTCATGATCCCGCCCTTGGCGAAATTGGCCTGATCAGCAGCGTGACACAAGCCTTCTGCAGTGACTGCTCGCGCGCACGCCTTACCACCGAAGGAAAGCTTTTTCTCTGCCTCTTTGCAAGCCAAGGCCATGACCTAAAGACACTGTTGAGATCTGGCGCCAACGACGACCAGCTCGCAAACGCAATCGCGTCGATATGGGAACATCGGTCCGACCGGTATTCAGCGCTCCGCGCCTCAGGAACAGCCGCGGATGCACCATCACCATCTCGCGCTGAAATGAGCTACATCGGTGGCTGA
- the mobA gene encoding molybdenum cofactor guanylyltransferase MobA: MADVEMRSISANGVCAVVLAGGQATRMGNLDKGLQEYQGSPLAVWVAQRLALQTTGCPDYIAINANRNVAEYATYGYPVWADSAPQCMGPLEGFDTALTNAKAFALTSQHVLTVPCDTPEFPSSLLERLMQALDRSPAQVAFAVSVHQADDGTSVRRLQPTFCLMHISVHLRLHAYLQSGGRKVTEWLRLENAVEALFECKGQNADSFANANTLAELEAIAQRQRLLRQTN, encoded by the coding sequence GTGGCTGACGTCGAAATGCGTTCCATATCGGCCAATGGCGTGTGTGCCGTGGTCTTGGCAGGTGGACAAGCCACCCGCATGGGTAATCTAGACAAGGGTCTGCAAGAGTACCAAGGAAGTCCTCTTGCGGTATGGGTCGCGCAACGGCTGGCCCTGCAAACCACAGGGTGTCCGGATTACATAGCCATTAATGCCAATCGCAACGTCGCTGAGTACGCCACATATGGCTACCCAGTCTGGGCTGACTCAGCGCCTCAATGCATGGGGCCACTCGAGGGATTCGATACAGCGTTGACCAACGCAAAAGCATTTGCCCTGACAAGTCAGCATGTGCTGACAGTGCCTTGCGACACCCCCGAGTTTCCCTCCAGTCTGCTAGAAAGACTCATGCAAGCATTGGATAGGAGCCCGGCACAAGTAGCCTTCGCGGTATCTGTACATCAGGCGGATGACGGAACTTCAGTCCGCAGACTACAACCCACGTTTTGCCTTATGCACATTTCAGTGCACTTGCGACTACACGCGTATTTGCAATCAGGTGGACGAAAAGTCACCGAGTGGCTAAGGTTGGAAAATGCCGTAGAAGCCCTTTTCGAATGCAAAGGACAGAACGCAGACAGCTTTGCCAATGCGAATACCCTAGCGGAGCTTGAAGCAATCGCCCAAAGGCAGCGTTTGCTCCGCCAAACCAACTAA